One Oscillospiraceae bacterium genomic region harbors:
- a CDS encoding PD-(D/E)XK nuclease family protein: MLTFILGPSGSGKSRRMLAELRTRAENGQRSLLIVPEQFTSSTEGTLYHILGDSLSAYVESYSFTSLAEALLRRYGGAAVETLSEAGRALLVRRAADSLLDKVVYYNRQRRSAAFCEKAAQTIEELKSAGITPDQLAAYARLPGADREKLEELSLIYGSYEAQLAQTAMDPGDRQQLAAQMLDASFFAGRTVYMDEFDTFNAPKRALLAAMLPVADVTVCLCCDGEQDTAGGMGLFSGVQRVIAGLKRMAADANVPTRTVVLTEDKRHAGVPALAELNLLLADPTYTPDCTVDPADPAIVCYAAASRQAEAKAVAAAIAVRARAGVPYSRMAVICRDTAGYLGALRYEFRLQGIPLFCDEATTPENTAPARAVHAALDLARGGVSSRSLLRLLKTGLVDLPEQQQCALENYAYTWPLRAADWREPFTRSAAGYAGTDKEQDRQTLADAEAARAFVMERVADFLPRTKNIGAAALTKQLYLFLQALGAEDTLNALAETLRAQGRLPEADEVLREWNVVMGLLNQLALLLGDEVLAPADYAELFTLLLRTTDMGHIPQSLDSVILTTAGRMRLPETNAVFVVGLLEGEFPQTPGDQGLLTHADRDLMIHQGAELPDCFENKVLREGICFYKALTVSQRFLWLSWPGAAHAEDTDPASAALAPVLNLLQAPFVQPTAAELAAAPAAALDVLGVLTQDPAQSAAGAAVRTALDEAEKTGELSTGYAAVVRVAQDDPDAPTKVQNTAALEKLLGRELRISPTRFEKYQTCPFGYFLQYILRAAPRQKAELAPNISGTLTHWVLENALRRQGAAFKDLTPEELQALVDSLVDEYVTANLPGATVRMQYLVERIRRNLVNLLGFIQRDLRQSGFQPVAFELRIDDHPGDDPDAPRIEPVRLDDGAGHTIRVVGTVDRVDAMPLPGDGRTYLRVVDYKTGGKDFQLKEVYCGLDCQMFLYLFTLERNGDSLFPAPAAAGVEYLLADPAPESVPRQEVSGEEADLQPTYPLNGLLLDNESIYRAMDTRGTGEFVPLNFSAKTGRITNSKGRLADEAKLRRIRDHLDGLLTQMAQDLYSGEIDAKPLCSGARSPCTYCEFRMACRHRDGEHERTPAVPDEPFEE, from the coding sequence ATGCTCACATTCATTTTAGGCCCCTCCGGCAGCGGGAAATCCCGGCGGATGCTGGCCGAGCTGCGCACCCGCGCCGAAAACGGCCAGCGCAGCCTGCTCATCGTGCCGGAACAGTTCACCTCCTCCACCGAGGGGACGCTCTACCATATTTTGGGCGACAGCCTGTCCGCCTACGTGGAAAGCTACTCCTTCACCTCGCTGGCGGAAGCACTGCTGCGCCGTTACGGCGGTGCGGCCGTGGAGACCCTGAGCGAAGCCGGCCGTGCCCTGCTGGTGCGCCGTGCGGCGGACAGCCTGCTGGACAAAGTCGTCTACTACAACCGCCAGCGCCGCAGCGCCGCTTTTTGCGAGAAAGCCGCCCAGACCATCGAGGAACTGAAAAGTGCCGGCATCACCCCCGACCAGCTGGCCGCCTATGCCCGCCTGCCGGGGGCTGACCGGGAAAAGCTGGAAGAACTTTCGCTGATCTACGGCTCCTACGAGGCCCAGCTGGCCCAGACGGCCATGGATCCCGGCGACCGCCAACAGCTGGCGGCGCAGATGCTGGATGCCAGCTTTTTTGCGGGCCGCACCGTGTACATGGATGAGTTTGATACCTTCAACGCGCCCAAACGCGCCCTGCTGGCTGCCATGCTGCCGGTAGCGGATGTGACCGTCTGCCTGTGCTGCGATGGCGAACAGGACACCGCCGGGGGCATGGGGCTGTTCAGCGGCGTGCAGCGGGTGATTGCCGGCTTAAAGCGGATGGCCGCCGATGCCAACGTGCCCACCCGCACGGTAGTTCTGACCGAGGACAAGCGCCACGCCGGCGTCCCCGCGCTGGCCGAACTGAACCTGCTGCTGGCCGACCCGACCTATACGCCGGACTGCACGGTGGACCCAGCCGACCCGGCCATCGTCTGCTATGCCGCCGCCAGCCGCCAGGCCGAGGCCAAGGCCGTGGCCGCCGCCATCGCCGTCCGTGCCCGCGCCGGAGTGCCCTACAGCCGCATGGCGGTCATCTGCCGCGACACCGCCGGGTATCTTGGCGCACTGCGGTACGAATTCCGCCTGCAGGGCATCCCGCTGTTTTGCGACGAAGCCACCACGCCGGAGAACACCGCCCCCGCCCGCGCCGTGCATGCCGCGCTGGACCTGGCCCGCGGCGGTGTCTCCAGCCGCAGTTTGCTGCGTCTGCTCAAGACCGGCCTCGTCGACCTGCCGGAACAGCAGCAGTGCGCACTGGAAAACTATGCTTACACCTGGCCGTTGCGCGCCGCCGATTGGCGTGAGCCCTTCACCCGCAGCGCTGCCGGGTACGCGGGCACCGATAAAGAGCAGGACCGCCAGACCTTGGCGGACGCCGAAGCCGCCCGCGCCTTTGTGATGGAGCGGGTCGCAGACTTTCTGCCCCGCACCAAAAACATCGGGGCCGCCGCGCTGACCAAACAGCTCTACCTATTTTTACAAGCCCTGGGGGCCGAGGACACCCTCAACGCCCTGGCCGAAACGTTGCGTGCCCAGGGCCGCCTGCCCGAAGCGGACGAAGTGCTGCGGGAGTGGAACGTGGTCATGGGCCTGCTGAACCAGTTGGCCCTGCTGCTGGGGGACGAAGTGCTCGCCCCCGCCGACTACGCCGAACTGTTCACGCTGCTGCTGCGCACCACCGACATGGGGCATATCCCCCAAAGTCTGGACAGCGTGATCTTGACCACCGCGGGCCGTATGCGCCTGCCGGAGACCAACGCTGTGTTTGTGGTGGGTCTACTGGAGGGCGAGTTTCCCCAGACGCCCGGCGACCAGGGCCTTTTGACCCATGCCGACCGCGACTTGATGATCCATCAGGGGGCCGAACTGCCCGACTGTTTTGAAAATAAAGTCCTGCGCGAGGGCATCTGCTTTTACAAGGCCCTCACGGTGTCGCAGCGGTTCCTTTGGCTCAGCTGGCCCGGTGCCGCCCATGCCGAGGATACTGACCCCGCCAGCGCCGCACTGGCCCCGGTGCTGAACCTGCTGCAGGCACCCTTTGTGCAGCCCACCGCCGCCGAGCTGGCCGCCGCCCCCGCCGCCGCGCTGGATGTGCTGGGCGTGCTGACCCAGGACCCGGCCCAGAGCGCCGCCGGTGCCGCTGTTCGCACCGCGCTGGACGAAGCCGAAAAGACCGGCGAGCTTTCCACCGGGTATGCCGCCGTGGTACGCGTTGCCCAGGACGACCCCGATGCGCCCACCAAAGTGCAGAACACCGCCGCGCTGGAAAAGCTGCTGGGACGGGAGCTGCGCATCAGTCCCACCCGGTTTGAAAAATACCAGACCTGCCCCTTCGGCTACTTTTTGCAGTACATTCTGCGGGCCGCACCGCGCCAAAAGGCCGAGCTGGCCCCCAACATCAGCGGCACGCTGACCCACTGGGTGCTGGAAAACGCCCTGCGCCGCCAGGGCGCCGCCTTTAAGGACCTGACGCCCGAGGAATTGCAGGCCCTTGTGGACAGTCTGGTGGACGAGTACGTCACCGCCAATCTGCCCGGCGCCACCGTGCGCATGCAGTATTTAGTGGAGCGCATCCGCCGTAACCTCGTTAACCTACTGGGGTTCATCCAGCGGGACCTGCGCCAGTCGGGCTTTCAGCCGGTGGCCTTTGAGCTGCGCATCGATGACCATCCCGGCGACGACCCCGACGCCCCGCGCATCGAGCCGGTGCGCCTGGATGACGGGGCAGGGCACACCATCCGCGTGGTGGGCACCGTCGACCGCGTGGACGCCATGCCGCTGCCCGGCGACGGCCGCACTTACCTGCGGGTGGTGGACTACAAGACCGGCGGCAAGGACTTCCAGCTCAAAGAAGTCTACTGCGGGCTGGACTGCCAGATGTTTTTGTATCTGTTTACGCTGGAACGCAACGGCGATTCGTTGTTCCCGGCCCCTGCCGCCGCCGGCGTAGAATACCTGCTGGCTGACCCCGCACCCGAGAGCGTGCCCCGGCAGGAAGTGTCCGGCGAAGAGGCCGACCTGCAGCCCACCTACCCGCTGAACGGCCTGCTTTTGGATAATGAGAGTATCTACCGCGCCATGGACACCAGGGGGACAGGGGAGTTTGTGCCGCTGAATTTCAGCGCCAAGACCGGACGCATCACCAACAGCAAGGGGAGGCTGGCCGACGAAGCCAAGCTGCGGCGCATCCGCGACCACCTGGACGGCCTGCTGACCCAAATGGCGCAGGATTTGTACAGCGGCGAGATCGACGCCAAACCGCTGTGTTCCGGTGCCCGCAGCCCCTGCACCTACTGCGAGTTCCGCATGGCCTGCCGCCACCGGGACGGCGAGCACGAGCGCACTCCCGCCGTGCCGGACGAACCTTTTGAAGAATGA
- the nusG gene encoding transcription termination/antitermination protein NusG — translation MAEQASWYVVHTYSGYENKVAQDLMTMVENRRIQDLICDVKVPTETVLEEVLDKRGNKTGEKEVQRKLYPGYVFVKMVMNDSTWYIVRNTRGCTGFVGPESKPEPLSEAEVAKMGVETTAELTVDYKVGDTVEITAGPMEGSVGTVEEIDIPARKVRVKITMFGRELPAELELHQVKLF, via the coding sequence ATGGCTGAACAAGCATCCTGGTATGTAGTCCATACCTATTCCGGTTACGAAAACAAAGTAGCCCAGGACCTGATGACGATGGTAGAAAACCGCCGCATCCAGGACCTGATCTGCGATGTCAAGGTCCCCACCGAGACCGTCTTGGAAGAAGTCCTGGACAAGCGCGGCAACAAGACCGGCGAAAAAGAGGTGCAGCGCAAGCTGTATCCCGGTTACGTTTTCGTCAAAATGGTCATGAACGACAGCACCTGGTACATCGTGCGCAATACCCGCGGCTGCACCGGTTTTGTCGGCCCTGAATCCAAGCCTGAGCCCCTGAGCGAGGCTGAGGTTGCCAAGATGGGCGTTGAGACCACAGCCGAGCTTACGGTCGACTACAAGGTCGGCGATACGGTGGAGATCACCGCCGGCCCGATGGAAGGTTCCGTCGGTACTGTCGAGGAGATCGACATTCCCGCGCGCAAGGTGCGCGTAAAAATCACCATGTTTGGCCGCGAGCTGCCCGCAGAACTGGAGCTGCATCAGGTCAAACTGTTCTGA
- the rpmG gene encoding 50S ribosomal protein L33 gives MTVKITLACTECKQRNYNKEKNKKNSPDRLEMKKYCRFCKKHTLHRETK, from the coding sequence ATGACTGTCAAGATCACCCTGGCTTGCACCGAGTGCAAGCAGCGCAACTACAACAAGGAGAAGAACAAGAAGAATTCTCCCGATCGTCTTGAGATGAAGAAGTATTGCCGTTTCTGCAAGAAGCATACCCTTCACCGCGAAACCAAGTGA
- the secE gene encoding preprotein translocase subunit SecE — MADKKAVNTAAQAQSDKTKKTSFFGKVKNFFKGIGKYFKDTRGELKKVVWPSKADVKTNTITVLVVVLVAAVVLILLDLIFGGAIHLMIGA; from the coding sequence ATGGCAGACAAAAAAGCGGTTAACACCGCAGCCCAGGCTCAAAGCGACAAGACCAAGAAAACTTCGTTTTTTGGCAAGGTCAAGAACTTTTTCAAAGGCATCGGCAAGTATTTTAAGGATACTAGAGGTGAGTTGAAAAAGGTCGTATGGCCCAGCAAAGCCGATGTAAAGACCAACACCATCACGGTGCTCGTGGTTGTGCTGGTCGCAGCTGTCGTGCTGATCCTGCTGGATCTCATCTTCGGCGGCGCCATCCATCTGATGATCGGCGCCTGA
- the rplK gene encoding 50S ribosomal protein L11 has translation MAQKITGYIKLQIPAGKATPAPPVGPALGQKGVNIMAFTKEFNERTKNQMGMIIPVVITVYADRSFSFITKTPPAPVLIKKAAGIDTASGVPNKNKVGSITLAQAEEIAKTKMPDLNAASLEAAVSMIKGTARSMGVTVEG, from the coding sequence ATGGCACAGAAAATCACTGGCTACATCAAGCTGCAAATCCCCGCCGGCAAGGCAACTCCGGCTCCCCCTGTTGGTCCTGCCCTGGGCCAGAAGGGTGTTAACATCATGGCCTTCACCAAAGAGTTCAACGAGCGTACCAAGAACCAGATGGGCATGATCATCCCCGTTGTCATCACCGTTTATGCTGACCGTTCCTTCAGCTTCATCACCAAGACTCCTCCGGCTCCCGTTCTGATCAAGAAGGCTGCCGGCATCGACACTGCTTCCGGCGTGCCCAACAAGAACAAGGTTGGCTCCATCACGCTGGCTCAGGCCGAGGAGATCGCCAAGACCAAGATGCCCGACCTGAACGCTGCTTCTCTGGAAGCTGCTGTCAGCATGATCAAGGGCACCGCCCGCAGCATGGGCGTTACCGTTGAGGGTTGA
- a CDS encoding stage II sporulation protein R — MLKKLEKKRRVLELGFALGFALTVLLTAFAAHRRQVADRVCADTVRLHILANSDTLEDQLVKLQVRDAILAALPDSVLQAGTTTGAEAALRQALPVLHQAAQQALYKAHSPQTARLKLERLDFAPRDYGSFALPGGRYTALRVELGEGKGHNWFCVLYPALCVSGAQAKYPSQAENALVFGRYEVRFAVVDAVKNWIQQ; from the coding sequence ATGCTGAAAAAACTGGAAAAAAAGCGCCGCGTGCTGGAGCTTGGCTTTGCGCTGGGGTTCGCACTTACGGTTTTACTTACAGCTTTCGCCGCCCACCGCCGCCAGGTAGCCGACCGCGTCTGCGCCGACACGGTGCGGCTGCACATTTTGGCCAACAGCGACACGCTGGAGGATCAGCTGGTCAAGCTGCAGGTGCGGGATGCCATTTTGGCCGCCCTGCCCGACAGCGTTTTGCAGGCCGGCACCACCACCGGAGCCGAAGCCGCCCTGCGGCAGGCGCTGCCCGTGCTGCACCAGGCCGCACAGCAGGCCTTGTACAAAGCCCACAGCCCCCAGACTGCCCGGCTGAAACTGGAACGGCTGGATTTTGCCCCGCGGGATTACGGCAGCTTCGCCCTGCCGGGCGGGCGCTACACCGCGCTGCGGGTGGAGCTGGGGGAAGGGAAAGGCCACAACTGGTTTTGTGTGCTGTACCCCGCACTCTGTGTCTCCGGTGCCCAGGCCAAGTACCCCTCCCAGGCCGAAAACGCCCTGGTGTTTGGGCGATATGAGGTCCGGTTTGCGGTGGTGGACGCGGTGAAAAATTGGATTCAACAGTAA
- a CDS encoding UvrD-helicase domain-containing protein, with the protein MPESAKIQFTPAQSAAITARGGSLLVSAAAGSGKTRVLVERVVGLITDPIHPVEADSLLIMTFTNAAAAKLRADITTRLAEEVRAHPGDMRLRRQQLLLQRAAIGTVDAFCLHFVQQHFAALDVPPDFTTAEEAELARIEQETLSAVLESAYTDADFRAFADLYDRGRTDNTAGNAVLELYHFSRALPHPAEVLQQFAAMWQQDAPPQDTPWGQNLLAISLQRAQGARALLQAAARTAAKDEAADFAYTAVLQEDADRVTWLCQVLEKGDWDRSVAALGEFDTAWRRAGRIKGGKDGNPCAFAASELRARAKKQIESLRTDFLLCTGEEYAADRRRAAPLVDALVRVTQQFADACFAAKCEEKLLDYADFEHLTLDLLLTPDNQRTPLCRTVSSHYSAVLVDEYQDTNALQDAIYFALARSEGDNLFFVGDIKQSIYRFRQADPQVFVDKQQRWQAYPQPAPQPASLALDANFRSAPGVIAGINYLFEVFFSQGLGGVSYGDGQRLVVGSKTTDYRGFCEVDVIDGAGAEGDAAAIAARIREMMAEGFVVRDKTGQRPCRYDDFCILLRGRGDFAVYEAALRTAGIPVFADTAADLLDEPHIRPFAALLRVIDNPAQDIPLAAVLLSPMFPYTADDLVTLRGACPEGSLYGAVLYGGQPRFAPFLETLAEFRRLARTLPVDALLEELLARTGYLAAVGALPEGARCREDLQSFCAWAASAGRTGLPGVIRAMDAARQNGGLTQNTGGQTRPGCVSIMTVHRSKGLEFPVVFVANTSHQFNQSDAIRPVLTHSRLGVGVMLRAGSTAKRYKTLPYAALAQAIRTETLSEEMRVLYVALTRAQDALIITIPLKKAASSLKTPALCAHAEATGPEAMQGMSSWAGWLLTAVLLHPSSDALWAYTGLLPHYLPTRIPLTIKVLPAPETAPVPEPAPAPAPDEALLDTLRQSFAWCSPRAPLQKIPAKVSVSAVAHAARPVALERPAFLQKTGMTGAERGTAIHAFMQSVAFDGTAPDLDVEVQRQIDARLLDAGLADKLDLDRVRPFFESAVWRRIRHARAVLREEPFITALPAAQITPEAGECEAEVLVQGIADLVLVYDDHAEILDYKTDRSRDAAFYIKEYAAQLQLYRRAFAQRLAVPVTKLTIYSFTLGEEIDIPLQATQKNL; encoded by the coding sequence ATGCCTGAATCTGCCAAGATACAATTCACCCCCGCCCAATCGGCCGCCATTACGGCCCGGGGCGGCAGTTTGCTGGTGTCGGCGGCCGCCGGTTCCGGCAAGACCCGCGTGTTGGTCGAGCGGGTGGTGGGCCTCATCACCGACCCGATCCACCCCGTGGAGGCCGACAGCCTGCTCATCATGACTTTTACCAACGCAGCCGCCGCCAAACTGCGGGCGGACATCACCACCCGCCTGGCCGAGGAAGTGCGTGCCCACCCCGGAGACATGCGCCTGCGCCGCCAGCAATTGCTGTTGCAGCGGGCAGCCATCGGCACGGTGGATGCCTTCTGCCTGCATTTTGTGCAGCAGCACTTTGCCGCGCTGGATGTGCCGCCGGACTTTACCACCGCCGAGGAAGCTGAGCTGGCCCGCATTGAGCAGGAGACACTTTCCGCCGTTTTGGAATCGGCCTACACCGATGCAGATTTCCGCGCCTTTGCGGACCTCTACGACCGGGGCCGCACCGACAATACCGCCGGCAACGCCGTGCTGGAGCTGTACCATTTCAGCCGTGCTCTGCCCCACCCGGCCGAGGTGCTGCAGCAGTTTGCCGCCATGTGGCAGCAGGACGCCCCGCCCCAGGACACCCCCTGGGGGCAGAATCTGCTGGCTATCTCTTTGCAGCGCGCTCAGGGCGCCCGCGCCTTGCTGCAGGCTGCAGCCCGCACCGCCGCCAAAGACGAAGCCGCCGACTTTGCCTACACCGCTGTTTTGCAGGAGGATGCCGACCGCGTGACCTGGCTGTGCCAGGTACTTGAGAAAGGCGATTGGGATAGATCCGTGGCCGCGCTGGGCGAGTTCGACACCGCCTGGCGGCGGGCCGGGCGTATCAAAGGCGGCAAGGACGGCAACCCCTGCGCCTTTGCGGCCAGTGAGCTGCGCGCCCGCGCCAAAAAGCAGATCGAAAGCCTGCGCACCGACTTTTTGCTGTGTACCGGCGAGGAATACGCTGCTGACCGCCGCCGCGCCGCGCCCCTGGTGGACGCGCTGGTGCGGGTGACCCAGCAGTTCGCCGATGCCTGCTTTGCCGCCAAGTGCGAAGAAAAGCTGCTGGACTACGCCGATTTCGAGCACCTGACGCTGGACCTGCTGCTGACGCCCGACAACCAGCGCACGCCGCTGTGCCGCACCGTCAGCAGCCACTACTCGGCCGTGCTGGTGGACGAGTATCAGGACACCAACGCCTTGCAGGATGCCATCTACTTTGCGCTGGCCCGGTCGGAAGGGGACAACCTCTTCTTCGTCGGCGACATCAAGCAGAGCATCTACCGCTTCCGCCAGGCCGACCCGCAGGTGTTTGTGGACAAACAGCAGCGCTGGCAGGCTTACCCCCAGCCCGCACCGCAGCCTGCCTCGCTGGCGCTGGATGCCAACTTCCGCAGTGCGCCGGGGGTCATTGCGGGCATCAACTATCTGTTTGAGGTGTTCTTCTCTCAAGGCTTGGGCGGCGTTTCCTACGGCGACGGCCAGCGCCTTGTGGTGGGCAGCAAAACTACCGATTACCGCGGCTTCTGCGAGGTCGATGTCATCGACGGTGCTGGGGCCGAGGGGGACGCCGCCGCCATTGCCGCCCGCATCCGGGAGATGATGGCCGAGGGTTTTGTCGTGCGCGACAAGACCGGCCAGCGCCCCTGCCGCTACGATGATTTCTGCATTTTGCTGCGCGGGCGTGGCGATTTTGCCGTGTACGAAGCCGCCCTGCGCACTGCGGGTATCCCCGTGTTTGCCGATACGGCGGCGGACCTGCTGGACGAGCCCCACATCCGCCCCTTTGCGGCGCTGCTGCGGGTCATCGACAACCCTGCCCAGGACATTCCTCTGGCGGCGGTGCTGCTCAGCCCCATGTTCCCGTACACCGCCGACGATCTGGTCACCCTGCGCGGTGCCTGCCCCGAGGGCAGTTTGTACGGCGCGGTGCTGTACGGCGGCCAGCCCCGGTTTGCGCCGTTTTTGGAAACGCTGGCCGAGTTCCGCCGCCTGGCCCGCACCCTGCCGGTGGACGCGCTGTTGGAGGAACTTTTGGCGCGCACCGGGTACTTAGCCGCCGTGGGGGCCCTGCCTGAGGGTGCCCGCTGCCGGGAGGACCTGCAATCCTTCTGCGCCTGGGCGGCTTCTGCCGGGCGCACCGGCCTGCCGGGGGTTATCCGCGCCATGGATGCCGCCCGGCAAAACGGCGGCCTGACCCAAAACACCGGCGGTCAAACCCGGCCGGGCTGCGTCAGCATCATGACGGTGCACCGCTCCAAAGGGTTGGAGTTCCCGGTGGTCTTTGTGGCCAACACCTCCCACCAGTTCAACCAGAGCGACGCCATCCGCCCAGTGCTGACCCACAGCAGGCTGGGCGTGGGCGTCATGCTGCGGGCGGGCAGCACCGCCAAGCGGTACAAAACGCTGCCCTACGCCGCGCTGGCCCAGGCCATCCGCACCGAAACGCTGAGCGAGGAGATGCGCGTTTTGTACGTGGCGCTGACCCGTGCCCAGGATGCGCTGATTATCACGATACCGCTGAAAAAGGCAGCCAGCTCGCTGAAAACACCCGCCCTCTGCGCCCACGCCGAGGCCACCGGCCCCGAAGCCATGCAGGGCATGTCCAGCTGGGCGGGCTGGCTGCTGACCGCCGTGCTGCTGCACCCCAGCAGTGACGCGCTGTGGGCCTACACCGGCCTGCTGCCCCACTACCTGCCCACCCGCATACCACTTACTATAAAGGTATTGCCTGCGCCCGAAACGGCCCCCGTGCCGGAACCGGCCCCCGCGCCCGCGCCGGACGAAGCCCTGCTGGACACCCTGCGCCAAAGCTTTGCCTGGTGCAGCCCCCGCGCCCCGCTGCAAAAGATCCCGGCCAAGGTCAGTGTCAGCGCCGTGGCCCACGCTGCGCGGCCCGTGGCACTGGAGCGCCCTGCCTTTTTGCAAAAGACCGGCATGACCGGGGCCGAGCGCGGCACCGCCATCCACGCCTTTATGCAGAGCGTCGCCTTCGACGGCACCGCGCCCGACCTGGACGTTGAGGTGCAGCGCCAGATCGATGCCCGCCTGCTGGATGCAGGCTTGGCCGACAAACTGGACCTGGATCGCGTGCGCCCGTTTTTTGAAAGTGCCGTCTGGCGGCGCATCCGCCACGCCAGGGCCGTACTGCGGGAGGAACCGTTCATCACCGCCCTGCCCGCTGCGCAGATCACCCCCGAAGCAGGGGAGTGCGAGGCTGAGGTGCTGGTGCAGGGCATTGCCGACCTGGTGCTGGTCTACGACGACCACGCCGAAATTTTGGACTACAAGACCGACCGCAGCCGCGATGCTGCCTTTTATATAAAGGAATACGCCGCGCAATTGCAGCTGTACCGCCGCGCTTTTGCCCAGCGTTTGGCTGTGCCGGTAACCAAATTGACCATCTACAGCTTTACTTTGGGGGAGGAGATCGACATTCCTCTCCAAGCAACGCAAAAAAATTTGTAA